In Candidatus Krumholzibacteriia bacterium, one genomic interval encodes:
- a CDS encoding SpoIIE family protein phosphatase, giving the protein MSPERPAPVLAEARPAETARILIVDDEPGIQRAAQRILERRHRVTLASSGAQALEILETKPQDLAIVDVRMPGMTGFEVLKSIKSRHPDTEVIIMTGSVSNPDEKLVESLRERAFYFIRKPFEKPVLETLVERCLERQRLERENRAYTRTLEEDLERARAFQRLLLPGWFPRLPGLRGDVWYRPSERLGGDFYDFFTLGSTAIGVVLADVAGHGVMAALYTGMLKAEMRAVQEDWRDLRRLFRRVNERLLPLARNQFTTAVLAVLDLASREVRYVSAGHPSILDDEGRAWESTGPPLGILPGVDFEVRSFPLGSRRRLLFHTDGITEARSVGGAEFGDERLRRVFAASLTTPPDAALAALVHGVEEFSQGRALEDDATAILLEYSAETP; this is encoded by the coding sequence GTGAGCCCGGAGCGTCCGGCGCCGGTTCTCGCCGAGGCCCGCCCGGCGGAGACGGCGCGCATCCTCATCGTGGACGACGAGCCGGGGATCCAGAGGGCGGCGCAACGCATTCTGGAGCGCCGCCATCGCGTCACCCTCGCTTCGTCGGGGGCGCAGGCGTTGGAGATCCTCGAGACCAAGCCGCAGGACCTCGCCATCGTCGACGTGCGCATGCCCGGCATGACGGGCTTCGAGGTGCTGAAGAGCATCAAGTCGCGGCACCCCGACACCGAGGTCATCATCATGACCGGATCGGTGTCCAATCCCGACGAGAAGCTGGTGGAGTCGCTGCGCGAGCGGGCCTTCTATTTCATCCGCAAGCCTTTCGAGAAGCCGGTGCTGGAGACCCTGGTGGAGCGTTGCTTGGAACGCCAGCGGTTGGAGCGCGAGAACCGTGCCTACACCCGCACCTTGGAAGAAGACTTGGAGCGGGCCCGCGCCTTCCAGCGCCTGCTGCTGCCGGGATGGTTCCCGCGGCTGCCGGGCTTGCGCGGCGACGTGTGGTACCGGCCTTCGGAGCGCCTGGGCGGCGACTTCTACGATTTCTTCACCCTCGGCTCGACGGCGATCGGTGTCGTCCTCGCCGATGTCGCCGGTCACGGCGTGATGGCGGCGCTGTACACCGGAATGCTCAAGGCGGAGATGCGCGCCGTGCAGGAAGACTGGCGCGACCTGCGCCGGCTCTTCCGCCGGGTGAACGAGCGCCTCCTGCCGCTGGCGCGCAACCAGTTCACCACCGCGGTGCTCGCGGTGCTGGATCTCGCCAGCCGCGAGGTGCGCTACGTGAGCGCCGGGCATCCGAGCATCCTGGACGACGAGGGCCGGGCCTGGGAATCCACCGGTCCGCCCCTCGGCATCCTCCCGGGCGTCGATTTCGAGGTGCGCAGTTTCCCTCTGGGAAGCCGCCGCCGGTTGCTCTTCCACACCGACGGCATCACCGAAGCGCGTAGCGTCGGAGGTGCCGAGTTCGGCGACGAGCGCTTGCGGCGCGTCTTCGCGGCGAGCCTGACCACGCCGCCCGATGCCGCCCTCGCGGCCCTCGTGCATGGCGTGGAGGAGTTCTCCCAGGGCCGGGCGCTGGAAGACGACGCCACTGCCATCCTGCTGGAGTACTCCGCCGAGACCCCTTGA